One window from the genome of Chloroflexota bacterium encodes:
- a CDS encoding DUF512 domain-containing protein, translated as EFYLLSGASAPRASAYDGFPQVENGVGLVRLFLDDWARVRRKLAVGEAPMQQRMTWVTGVLFAPVLQDVAAWLGRERGIRVDVVAVVNRFFGETVTVAGLLTAEDVAAALSGRELGEWVVLPRAMLDHEGRMTLDDRSPEWLEQTLGVRVLFADRVSDLVVASGARRGLSEDSGDEAWA; from the coding sequence ATGAGTTCTACTTGCTGTCTGGGGCGAGCGCGCCGCGCGCCTCGGCGTACGATGGCTTCCCGCAGGTGGAGAACGGCGTGGGGTTGGTGAGGCTCTTCCTGGACGACTGGGCGCGGGTGCGGCGCAAACTGGCCGTGGGCGAGGCACCCATGCAGCAGCGTATGACGTGGGTAACGGGTGTGTTGTTCGCACCGGTGCTCCAAGATGTGGCCGCGTGGCTGGGGCGCGAGCGGGGCATCCGCGTGGATGTGGTGGCGGTGGTCAATCGGTTCTTCGGTGAGACCGTTACGGTCGCCGGGCTGTTGACGGCGGAGGATGTGGCGGCGGCGCTCAGCGGGCGGGAGTTGGGCGAGTGGGTTGTGCTGCCCAGGGCCATGCTGGATCACGAAGGACGGATGACGTTGGACGACCGCTCGCCCGAGTGGCTGGAGCAGACTCTCGGGGTGCGGGTGCTGTTTGCCGACAGGGTGAGCGACTTGGTGGTAGCGTCAGGTGCGCGGCGCGGGCTTTCGGAAGACTCGGGCGACGAAGCCTGGGCCTAG
- a CDS encoding class I SAM-dependent methyltransferase: MRLWLASIKRIIPAPLKRALVWCYRVVRRSRIYRALRHRPLSHDKILQYWESPWDGRNAPEEYLSGAEKSELLLRLVRQVVRTDASLLEIGCNVGRNLNYLFSAGFADLTGIEISKQAVHLLKATFPEMAQQIQIYNAPAESVLPTLDTASFDLVFTMAVLEHIHQDSEWLFHEIARVVKQYLITIEDEEHISWRHFPRNYRKIFERLGLQQIHHEDCSSIPGLGPGFVARVFRKPAPRT; this comes from the coding sequence GTGAGACTATGGCTTGCTTCAATAAAGAGAATCATTCCCGCTCCCCTGAAACGTGCACTGGTCTGGTGCTACAGAGTTGTTCGGCGCTCGCGTATATACCGTGCCCTCCGGCACCGCCCCCTTAGCCACGACAAGATCCTACAGTATTGGGAATCGCCATGGGATGGGCGCAACGCACCTGAGGAGTACCTCAGCGGAGCAGAAAAGAGCGAACTGCTGCTGCGCCTCGTGCGTCAAGTCGTGCGCACCGACGCATCGCTGCTGGAGATCGGCTGCAATGTGGGCAGGAACCTTAACTACCTGTTCTCAGCCGGGTTCGCGGACCTTACAGGCATTGAAATCAGCAAGCAAGCCGTTCACCTGTTGAAAGCAACTTTTCCGGAGATGGCGCAACAGATCCAAATCTATAATGCCCCGGCCGAAAGCGTGCTTCCAACCCTAGATACGGCCTCCTTTGACCTCGTCTTCACGATGGCTGTACTGGAACATATACACCAGGATAGCGAATGGCTATTTCACGAAATCGCGCGGGTGGTCAAGCAATACCTGATTACCATAGAGGACGAGGAGCACATCTCGTGGAGACATTTCCCCCGCAATTACCGGAAGATATTTGAACGGCTTGGCTTACAGCAAATCCACCACGAAGACTGCTCTAGCATCCCAGGGCTAGGCCCAGGCTTCGTCGCCCGAGTCTTCCGAAAGCCCGCGCCGCGCACCTGA